In Streptomyces sp. NBC_01231, the sequence AACTCCTGGGAGTTCATGTGCAGTTGCGGTGGCAGCGGGAGCTGTCCGGTGGAGGCGCCGGTCGTGGTGGCGCGGCGGATCCAGGGATCGCCGAGGAGGGCGGGCCCGTCGGACGGGACGATGCGCTCGCCCTCGCTCGTCCAGGCCAGGCTGCCGTCGCGCGGGTCCACGGCGATGCCCTCCGGGTCGGGTGCCACGGTGGAGGTGGCGGTCGAGGTCGGGGGGAAGGCGGTGCCGTCCGGCCGGCGCCACGCTTGGGTGCCGGTGAGTTCGACGCCGGTGAGGGCGCCGTCGGCGACGTCGACGTGGGCGGTGTAGAAACGGGCGGGGCCGGTCTGCGACCGGTCGTCGCTGATCACGTAGTACGTGCCGGTCCTCGCGTCGTAGCTGATGGCCGACAGGCCACCGACGGTGGTGCCCTGGAAGGCCATCGCGCCGGGCAGCTCGCGCTCCCCGAGGAAGTCCAGCCGTACGCCGCTGTCGTGTGCGGAGGCCGGGGTGCCGACGAGGGCGGGGAGGACGGCGAGGACGACTGCGGAGGCGATGATCCGGGCGCGTGCGGCTCGGACGCTCATGTGGTCTCCAAGGTGGGCAGGGCGGGCGGTGAGGTGGGCGCGGTAGCGGTGCGTGCCGCGCTACGGCGGCGCCAGGCGAAGAACGCCAGCGCCAGCAGGGTGAAGACGTACGGGATCGCGGAGACCAGCTGGGACGGGATGTCGAGGTTGCCGAGCTGGACGGCGAGTGCCTCCGCGGCGCCGAAGCCGAGCGCGGCCAGGAACACGCCCCAGGGACGGAGGGCGCCGAGGAAGACGGCGGCCAGCGCGATGTAGCCGCGGCCGGCGGTCATGCCGGTGACGAAGAAGGACACGGCGCCCATGCTCAGGAACACTCCGGACGCCCCGGCCAGCGCGCCGCTGAGCGCGAGGGCGCGGAACTGGACCCGGTGGACGTGAATGCCGGTCGAGCGTGCCGCCTCGGGGTGCTCGCCGACCGCGCGCAGGTGGAAGCCGAACCGGGCCCGGTACAGCAGCCAGGCGACCGCCGGGGTGGTGGCCAGGGCGGCCCAGGTCAGCACGTTCTGCCCGCTGAGCACCGCGCCGAGGCCGGGAACGTCCTCGATCAGGGGCAGCCGGACCGAGGGCAGGGCGCCGCTGTGCAGTCGGCTGGTCCCGCCCTTGTCGCCGAGCAGCGCGTACACGGTGTACGCGGTCGCGCCCGCCGCCAGGAGGTTGAGGCCGATGCCCGCGATGATGGCGTCCGCGCCGAGATACAGGTGCAGCACGCCGAGCAGCAGCGCGAGCAGCGCACCGGCGGCGATCCCGCAGGCGGCTCCGGCCCACACCGAGCCGCTGTACCCGGCGACCAGCGCGCCCGTGCAGGCGGCGGCCAGCATCGAGCCCTCCAGGGCGATGTTGGGCACCCCGGCCCGCTCGGCGAGCAGCCCGCCGAGGGCGGCGAGGACGTATGGCGTCGACACCCCGAGGATCGCCGCGAGGAATCCGGTGCTGAGCACCACGTCGAGGACGGGACCCATCAGCGGGCCTCCCTTCGGGCGAGGTACCGCTTGACGAGTTCGGGCAGTGCCCGGGCGGTCACGAGCAGCACGATGACCGCCTGGATGATGGTCACGGCCTCGGAGCCGACGTCGGTCTGCTGCTCCATCACGTCGCCGCCGACCCGCAGATACGAGTAGAGGAGCGCGGCGGCGACCACCCCGACGGGGTTGTTGCGGCCCAGCAGCGCGACGACGATGCCCTCGAAGGCGAGGCCGCCGGCCATGTCGGGCTGGAGTCCGCCGTAGATCCCGAGCGCGAGGTGCGCTCCGGCGAGGCCGGCCAGCGCGCCGCCGATGACGAAGCTCCACTCGATGGTGCGGGGCACGTCGAGGCCGCCGAACCGGGCGAAGTCCGGGTTGGATCCGGTCATGCGGATGCGGTAGCCGAGCGGGGTCCGGGCGAGCAGGAACCAGACGGCGGCGGCCACCGCGAGCATGCCGAAGAGGCCGATGTTGGCCTGGTCCAGGGGGACGCCGAAGAAGTCGGAGAGGAGCGGCAGCGCCGAGTCGGGGCGTACCGGGGCGGACTGTACGGCGGTGCTGCCGGGTGCCTTGAGGTGGTCGGTGAGGAGATAGTCGAAGACCCGCACGACCACGGCGTTCAGCATCAGCGTCGCGACGATCTCGTTGGCGCCGAGGCGGGCCTTCATCACCCCCGGGACCGCGCCCAGCGCGCCTCCGGCGAGGGCGGCGGCGCCCAGCGGCACCAGGACGGCGGCGACGGGCGGCAGAGGGAGGTTGATCGCCACCAGGGCGCTCGCCAGAGCGCCGGCGTACACCTGGCCCTCCGCGCCGAGGCTGATCTGCCGGGCCCGGAAGGGGATCGCGACGGACAGGCCGAGCAGCGACAGGGTGGTGGCGTCGGCGAGCCAGCGGCCGATCCGGGGGGTGCGCTCCAACGGGCCGGTGAGCAGGGCGTTCAGCGCGCCGGTGGCGTCCTTGCCGGTGGCCAGGACGACCAGGAAGGCGATGAGGACGGCGACGGCGACGGTCAGTACCGTCATGGTCAGCTCGACGACCACCGCACGGCGCCGGGCGGCCAGGAACTCCCTGCGGCCCTGCGTCTCGGGCCGCCTCTGCTGTTCCGCCGCCGGTTCCAGGGTCGAGGTCATCGGACACCTGCCGTGATCCGCTCGTCCGGGTGCCGCCGCACCCCGAGCATGTACAGGCCGGTGGTCTCCTCGGTGAGTCCGGCCGGGTCGTCGAAGCGGGCGACGAGGCGGCCGTCCTTGACGACCAGCAGCCGGTCGGACAGCGCGAGGAGTTCACCGAGGTCGGCGGAGACCAGCAGGACCGCCGCGCCCGCGTCACGGGCCTCGACGAGCCGCTCGTACATGAAGTGCATGGCACCGATGTCGACGCCCCGGGTCAGCTGCGCGGCCAGCAACAGGCGTGGCCGGGCGGACAGTTCGCGGGCGACCACGACCTTCTGCAGATTGCCGCCGGACAGCGCCCCGGCCGCCGCGTCGGGGTGCGGGGCGCGGATCGCGTAACGGCTGATCAGGTCCTCGGCCAGCTCGCGTATGCGACGGGTGTGCAGGATGCCGCGGTGGGCGATCGGGGGCCGGTCGTGGCGGTCGACGATCAGGTTGTCGGCGATGGAGCGGTCCAGGGCCGCCCCGTTGGACAGCCGGTCCTCGGGCACGTGGGCGACACCGGCGCGGCGGTGGCCCGCCGCGTCGAGGTGGGTGACGTCGATGCCGTCCACGGTGACCGAGCCCGCGGCGGGGCGGCGCAGTCCGGCGAGCAGTTCGACGAGTTCGCTCTGGCCGTTGCCCTCGACGCCCGCGAGGCCGACGATCTCACCGGCCGCGATGTCGAGGGAGACCCCGTGCACCGACGGGCCGGAGAGTCCGCGCACCCGCAGCACTCCCGCTCCGGGCCGCGCCGGGGGCTTCGGTACGTCGAGCGACATCTCCCGGCCGACCATCATGGACGCCAGCTGCGCGGGCGTCGCCTCCTCGGTGCGCACGGTGCCGATCACCGACCCGGCGCGCATGACGGTGACCCGGTCGCTGATCTCCCGTACCTCCTTGAGCTTGTGCGAGATGAACAGCACGGTCATGCCCGAGTCGCGGAGCCTGCGGACCGCCGTGAAGAGGTCGGTGGTCTCCTGGGGGGTGAGCACGGCGGTGGGCTCGTCGAGGATCAGGATGCGGGCGCCGCGGTGCAGGGCCTTGAGGATCTCGGCGCGCTGGCGCATCCCGACGGACACCGCGTCGACCCTCGCCTTCGGGTCGACGGCGAGCCCCGCCTCCTTGGCCAGCTGGGCGGTGCGTTCGGCGGCGGCCGCGCGGTCGACCCGGCCCGCCCGGCCCGGTTCGACGCCGAGGACGACGTTCTCGGCGATGGTGAACGACGGGACCAGCATGAGGTTCTGGTGGACCATGCCCACGCCGAGGGCGATGGCGTCCTGCGGCCCGGAGAACCTGACCCGCCTGCCATGAACCCTGAGCTGCCCGGTCGACGGCTGTTCGAGCCCGTACAGAAGCTTCATCAGGGTGGACTTGCCGGCGCCGTTCTGCCCGACGATCGCCCTGATCTCGCCGGTGGGCACCGACAGGTCGACGTCGCTGACGGCGCGGGTGCCGTTGGGGTAGGTCTTGCCGAGGCCGGTGGCCTCCAGGGCGGGCGGGGCCGCTTCCCCGGGCTTGTGCAGGGAGGCGTCGGGCTCGGCGGATCCGGCGTACTCGGCGGCTTCGCCGGGTTCGACGGGTTCGGCGGTTTCGTTGACGGGTTCCACCAGTGTTCCTCGGAGCTCAGAAGGCCGAAGGGACCTTGACGGCACCGGACTTGACCTTCGCGGCCTGCGCCTTGAGGTCGGCGCGCACGGCGGCGGGGACGAGCTTGTCGAAGTTGGCGTTGTCCACGTAGCCCACGCCGTCCTCGGCCAGACCCACGGCCGCGGGCTTCCCATACGCCAGCGTGCCGGCCGTGTTCGCCTTGGCCGCCAGATAGAGGGCGTTGCCGGCGTTCTTGAGGATGGAGGTGACGACGGTCTGCCGCTGGTCGGCGTCGGTGAGCGTCTTGTACTGGTCGGAGTCGACCCCGAAGGCGTACCGCTTGGCGGCCACGGCCGACTCGAAGGCCCCGAGGCCCGAGGATCCGGCGACGGGCCACACCAGTTCGGCCCCCTGCCCGTACATCGCCGAGGCGATCTGCTTGCCCTTGGCCGGGTCGCCGAACGGGTTGTCGCCGCCGACGTACTGCACGAGGACACCGGAGGACGGATTTCCGCCCGCCGCCTTGAAGCCCGCCTTGAAGCCGACGACGAAGTCCTCGATGACCGGTATCTTCACACCGCCGATCACGCCCACCTTGGCGTTTCCGGTACTGCCGGGAAGGGCCTTGGCGGCGACCAGTTTGTCGGCGAGGAATCCGGCCAGATAGGCGGCCTCGTTCTGCTTGAAAGTGACGGAGTAGACGTTCGCGCACTTGTTGGAACAGCCGCTCTTTCCCGTGTAGTCGACGGATCCGTCGAAGAGCCAGAACTTCTTGTCCGGGTACTCCGGGGCCAGTTTGGAGACGAAGCCGACGGTGTCGACGGTGCCCGCGGCGAGCACGTCGTAGTCGTCGCCGGCGGCCGCGTCCTCGAAACCGGAGGACCACTTGGTGCGGTCACTTCCCAGCTCGACGACCTTCAGGCTGTAGCCGAGGTCCTTCTCCGTCTTCTTCAGGCCCGCGTACGCCGAGTCGAAGAAGGAACGGTCGCCGAGATTTCCGTTGATGACGAACTTGATTCTCGGCATTCCGGATTTCCCCGACTGGGCGGAGTCCGTGGCGGTCGAGGCACCGCATCCGGCGAGGGTGAGGGAGAGCGCCGCGACGCTCCCCAGAATTCTGATCTTGTGCATCGTCCGGATTCTCTTTCTGCAGTGGGATCTTCAGCGGGGGATTCAGTGGGGGACGTTCTTCGCCATTGGCCGAAAGGTATGCAATGCAAAACGTTTTGGCTATGGGCTTCTGTGTGAGGAGATTGTTTCCGTGATCAGCGCGGTGGCCGCGATGGTGACGGCACGGTCGAAGTCCGTCTCGCGCTCGGCCGGAGTGAGTGCCTCCGCGCGGCGCACGTGATCGCTGACCGTCAGCACGGCGAGCGCACGACCGCCCTCGGCGGCGGCGGTCGCGTACAGGCCCGCGGCCTCCATCTCCACGGCCAGCGTGCCGTGCGCCTCCAGCCGCTCGAACAGCGCCGGACGCTCCAGATAGAAGTGGTCGGTGGTGAACACGGGCCCGATGTGCACGCGCGGTCCGGATCCGCCCCCGGTCGCGGCGGCCCGTGCGGCGGCCCCGGCCAGGTCGAAGGAGGCGACGTGGCTCAGGTGCGCCCCGTCGATACGGTGGCCGCTCATCGCGGAGTCCGTGTGGGCGGCGGTGGCCACGACGACGTCACGCAGACCCACCGAGGCGGGGATGCCGCCCGCGGTGCCGACCCGCGCGATGCTGCGCACCCCGTAGTGCCGGAAGAGCTCGGTGGCGTAGATGGTCACCGACGGCATCCCCATGCCGGAGGCCAGGACGGACAGCGGCACGCCCCGGTACGTTCCGGTGTACCCCTCGATGCCGCGCACGTCGGTGACCAGGCGCGCGTCCTCGAGGACCGTCTCGGCGATGCGGCGTGCCCGGCGTGGGTCGCCGGGCATCAGCACGTCCGGTGCGAAGTCGCCGACGGCGGCCGAGATATGGGGGGTGACCATCAGGCCACCTCCTCCACCGGGGCCTGCGCCAGCCAGCGCACCAGCCGGTCCCACAGCTCGGCGTAGCCCTTCCACTCGAGAAAGCCGGGCGGGGCCCAGTGGGGCGCCAGGTCGGACGTGAAGGCGGCCGATCTTCCCGCGCCGTAGCCGCCGACCGCCAACAGCGGATGGCCCGCGCACTCGACGAGCAGTTCCGACCCGTCCCGCAGCGTCACCTCGTTGAGCCCGAGCAGATCCGGCCAGGTCCCGTCCAGCCCGTCGACCACCGCGTGGCGGGCGACGACTCGCGGTGCGGCCCCGGCGGGCAGCTCCACCCGGTCGTCCCGGTCGTGCAGAGAGACCGGCAGTGCCGCCGCCAGCGGTGTGCGCCCCCAGCGGGCCTTGGCGTCGATCCCGGTGAAGGTGAGGTAGCCGCCCACCATCAACAGGCCTCCGCCGCGCTCGACGTGGGCCCGCAGCAGCTCGGTCCGGTCGGGCGAGGGCACCGAGTGCGTGAAGGTCTCCGGCGTGAGCTGGAAACTGTTGGCCCCGACATCGCTGATCACGACGACGTCGTAGGGCTCCAGTCCTTCGGCCGTGGTGGGCAGCCTGCTGGGTATCTCGTGCGACGGGACGTAGGTCACCGTGTGGCCCCGGCCGCGCAGCGCGTCGAGGAAGACCTGGGCGCCCTCGACGTACTCGGAGGTGAAGAAGGAGTCGAACCCCTTCTGGTGGACGGATTGGGTGAACCAGGACTCACCCACGACGAGGACATGGGGCATCGCTGCACGGCCTTTCATGTGAAGTGTGCGGAGGAGGAGGAGGGGGAGGGGGCGGCAGCGCCCGGTCAGGGGGTCGGGCTCACGGGAGCCGTGCTGGCGCGGACCTTCAGCCGGACCGGCAGGATGTGCCGGGAGGCAGGGGGCACCTCGTCCCGGTGGACGTAGCTCAGCAGCTGGGCGCCGGCCGTGCGGCCGACGTCGTAGGCGGGCTGGTGGA encodes:
- a CDS encoding ABC transporter permease is translated as MGPVLDVVLSTGFLAAILGVSTPYVLAALGGLLAERAGVPNIALEGSMLAAACTGALVAGYSGSVWAGAACGIAAGALLALLLGVLHLYLGADAIIAGIGLNLLAAGATAYTVYALLGDKGGTSRLHSGALPSVRLPLIEDVPGLGAVLSGQNVLTWAALATTPAVAWLLYRARFGFHLRAVGEHPEAARSTGIHVHRVQFRALALSGALAGASGVFLSMGAVSFFVTGMTAGRGYIALAAVFLGALRPWGVFLAALGFGAAEALAVQLGNLDIPSQLVSAIPYVFTLLALAFFAWRRRSAARTATAPTSPPALPTLETT
- a CDS encoding ABC transporter permease, whose amino-acid sequence is MTSTLEPAAEQQRRPETQGRREFLAARRRAVVVELTMTVLTVAVAVLIAFLVVLATGKDATGALNALLTGPLERTPRIGRWLADATTLSLLGLSVAIPFRARQISLGAEGQVYAGALASALVAINLPLPPVAAVLVPLGAAALAGGALGAVPGVMKARLGANEIVATLMLNAVVVRVFDYLLTDHLKAPGSTAVQSAPVRPDSALPLLSDFFGVPLDQANIGLFGMLAVAAAVWFLLARTPLGYRIRMTGSNPDFARFGGLDVPRTIEWSFVIGGALAGLAGAHLALGIYGGLQPDMAGGLAFEGIVVALLGRNNPVGVVAAALLYSYLRVGGDVMEQQTDVGSEAVTIIQAVIVLLVTARALPELVKRYLARREAR
- a CDS encoding ABC transporter ATP-binding protein; the protein is MEPVNETAEPVEPGEAAEYAGSAEPDASLHKPGEAAPPALEATGLGKTYPNGTRAVSDVDLSVPTGEIRAIVGQNGAGKSTLMKLLYGLEQPSTGQLRVHGRRVRFSGPQDAIALGVGMVHQNLMLVPSFTIAENVVLGVEPGRAGRVDRAAAAERTAQLAKEAGLAVDPKARVDAVSVGMRQRAEILKALHRGARILILDEPTAVLTPQETTDLFTAVRRLRDSGMTVLFISHKLKEVREISDRVTVMRAGSVIGTVRTEEATPAQLASMMVGREMSLDVPKPPARPGAGVLRVRGLSGPSVHGVSLDIAAGEIVGLAGVEGNGQSELVELLAGLRRPAAGSVTVDGIDVTHLDAAGHRRAGVAHVPEDRLSNGAALDRSIADNLIVDRHDRPPIAHRGILHTRRIRELAEDLISRYAIRAPHPDAAAGALSGGNLQKVVVARELSARPRLLLAAQLTRGVDIGAMHFMYERLVEARDAGAAVLLVSADLGELLALSDRLLVVKDGRLVARFDDPAGLTEETTGLYMLGVRRHPDERITAGVR
- a CDS encoding BMP family ABC transporter substrate-binding protein, producing the protein MHKIRILGSVAALSLTLAGCGASTATDSAQSGKSGMPRIKFVINGNLGDRSFFDSAYAGLKKTEKDLGYSLKVVELGSDRTKWSSGFEDAAAGDDYDVLAAGTVDTVGFVSKLAPEYPDKKFWLFDGSVDYTGKSGCSNKCANVYSVTFKQNEAAYLAGFLADKLVAAKALPGSTGNAKVGVIGGVKIPVIEDFVVGFKAGFKAAGGNPSSGVLVQYVGGDNPFGDPAKGKQIASAMYGQGAELVWPVAGSSGLGAFESAVAAKRYAFGVDSDQYKTLTDADQRQTVVTSILKNAGNALYLAAKANTAGTLAYGKPAAVGLAEDGVGYVDNANFDKLVPAAVRADLKAQAAKVKSGAVKVPSAF
- the deoD gene encoding purine-nucleoside phosphorylase, whose product is MVTPHISAAVGDFAPDVLMPGDPRRARRIAETVLEDARLVTDVRGIEGYTGTYRGVPLSVLASGMGMPSVTIYATELFRHYGVRSIARVGTAGGIPASVGLRDVVVATAAHTDSAMSGHRIDGAHLSHVASFDLAGAAARAAATGGGSGPRVHIGPVFTTDHFYLERPALFERLEAHGTLAVEMEAAGLYATAAAEGGRALAVLTVSDHVRRAEALTPAERETDFDRAVTIAATALITETISSHRSP
- a CDS encoding glutamine amidotransferase; translation: MKGRAAMPHVLVVGESWFTQSVHQKGFDSFFTSEYVEGAQVFLDALRGRGHTVTYVPSHEIPSRLPTTAEGLEPYDVVVISDVGANSFQLTPETFTHSVPSPDRTELLRAHVERGGGLLMVGGYLTFTGIDAKARWGRTPLAAALPVSLHDRDDRVELPAGAAPRVVARHAVVDGLDGTWPDLLGLNEVTLRDGSELLVECAGHPLLAVGGYGAGRSAAFTSDLAPHWAPPGFLEWKGYAELWDRLVRWLAQAPVEEVA